The following are encoded together in the candidate division KSB1 bacterium genome:
- a CDS encoding penicillin acylase family protein: protein MKIKFYLMIGVLIIILFGSCMTLITARPKKVHFAQRLQVFPISQLPLKDSAVIYWDNHLIPFIDARNDADCAFLLGMVHAHLRLAQMTLLRRVVEGRLAESAGPLATDIDHAIRIINLGGNADSIIQVLPEETRDWLQNYVNGINFYQEQMGDRPSELALLGIDIEPWALVDVIKLGRLASADVNWFNWFQWLKFREKPYWPEIWQRFLDQGFQSTPSFRPELSFIPSAIKSGSNAMVISAERSADGHAILATDPHLGLQLPNFWLIAGYRCPSFHVIGFMLPGIPMVLVGRNPNIAWGGTNMRSASSDLYELSDEMISQLKIRTEKIKVRWWRDKEVFVRTSSLGPVISDAPFFKNIEKPFAMRWVGHQATDEYTAFYRLNRATNWTEFRQAFESYGVSGQNFLYADVQGHIGMVPAVKIPRRQQLQPDDFLLNPKNPRHQWNGLLGTLELPFAYDPPQGFLVSANNRPFVHDPALGYFFSANDRVERLSELLRQCSKVDLDAIKQIQQDVYVPSAIRLRDLLIEKMDRLELIEANNKEFVDQLRQWDGYYHRDSKGPVVFQMLLYHLIRIYYGQKYDADFAEALLGSEHANSFLLHDLKMENDALLKNTLSQALEKANPDAGRFDNWGEMHRLEVSHILGRIPLIGARFRYGNYPTDGSYNSAMKTAHAITNQRHDTFYGANSRFIAMMRDLDENYFVLLGGQDGWLGSDQFADQVPLWLKNDYIQIPFRIETVQKVFPYHLQLTPGKAGNFEPSIR from the coding sequence ATGAAGATAAAATTTTATTTGATGATTGGAGTTTTGATCATCATATTGTTCGGTTCATGCATGACCTTGATAACTGCGAGGCCGAAAAAAGTTCACTTTGCCCAACGATTACAAGTTTTCCCAATTTCCCAATTGCCATTGAAGGACAGCGCTGTCATTTATTGGGACAATCACTTGATCCCTTTTATCGATGCCAGAAACGATGCGGATTGCGCGTTTTTGTTGGGCATGGTGCATGCGCATCTGCGGCTGGCGCAAATGACGCTTTTGCGCCGTGTCGTGGAAGGTCGATTGGCTGAAAGCGCTGGACCCCTGGCGACTGATATCGATCATGCGATTCGGATTATTAACCTGGGGGGTAACGCTGACAGCATTATCCAAGTTCTACCCGAGGAAACCAGAGATTGGTTACAGAATTATGTGAATGGGATTAATTTTTATCAAGAGCAGATGGGGGATAGGCCTTCGGAACTTGCATTGCTGGGCATCGATATCGAGCCATGGGCGCTCGTGGATGTGATTAAGCTGGGCCGCCTGGCGTCAGCGGATGTGAACTGGTTCAACTGGTTCCAATGGCTCAAATTTCGCGAAAAGCCATATTGGCCAGAAATCTGGCAACGATTCTTAGATCAGGGCTTTCAATCCACGCCCAGCTTTCGGCCTGAGCTCAGTTTTATCCCATCAGCGATTAAATCAGGAAGCAATGCCATGGTGATCTCCGCAGAGCGATCTGCGGATGGCCATGCAATCTTGGCGACCGATCCGCATCTGGGATTGCAATTGCCGAATTTTTGGCTGATTGCCGGCTATCGTTGCCCGTCATTCCATGTCATCGGCTTTATGCTTCCTGGGATACCTATGGTTCTGGTCGGTCGCAATCCAAATATCGCCTGGGGCGGTACCAATATGCGCAGTGCCAGCAGCGATCTTTATGAATTGTCAGATGAGATGATTTCCCAACTCAAGATCCGCACCGAGAAGATCAAGGTCCGATGGTGGCGCGACAAAGAGGTATTCGTTCGCACCTCATCTTTGGGTCCTGTCATATCCGATGCTCCTTTCTTTAAAAATATCGAAAAGCCATTTGCGATGAGATGGGTGGGACATCAGGCCACTGATGAATATACGGCTTTTTACCGCCTAAATCGGGCGACTAATTGGACTGAATTTCGGCAGGCGTTCGAAAGCTACGGCGTGTCAGGACAAAATTTTTTATACGCGGATGTCCAGGGTCATATTGGCATGGTTCCAGCGGTAAAGATCCCCAGGCGCCAGCAATTGCAACCTGATGACTTTCTTTTGAACCCAAAAAATCCGCGACATCAATGGAATGGGCTACTGGGCACGTTGGAGCTACCATTCGCATACGATCCTCCCCAGGGTTTCCTCGTCTCGGCTAATAATCGACCCTTTGTTCATGATCCCGCATTGGGTTATTTCTTTTCAGCGAACGATCGGGTGGAGCGGCTCAGCGAGCTGCTGCGACAGTGCTCCAAAGTTGATCTCGATGCGATTAAGCAGATTCAGCAAGATGTCTATGTGCCTTCTGCGATCAGATTGCGCGATCTGCTAATCGAAAAAATGGATCGCCTCGAACTGATTGAGGCGAACAATAAGGAATTTGTCGATCAGCTTCGTCAGTGGGATGGGTACTATCATCGGGATTCCAAAGGTCCAGTGGTTTTTCAGATGCTGCTTTATCACTTGATTCGAATCTATTACGGGCAAAAATACGATGCAGATTTTGCGGAAGCTTTACTCGGTTCCGAACATGCTAATAGCTTTTTGCTCCATGATCTGAAGATGGAGAACGACGCATTGTTGAAAAACACATTATCGCAGGCGCTCGAGAAGGCGAACCCCGACGCAGGAAGATTTGATAATTGGGGCGAAATGCATCGGTTGGAGGTGAGCCATATTTTGGGGCGCATTCCACTGATCGGAGCTCGATTCCGTTACGGCAATTATCCAACGGATGGGAGCTACAATTCGGCGATGAAAACGGCGCACGCGATCACCAATCAGCGCCACGATACTTTTTACGGCGCCAATTCTCGTTTCATTGCCATGATGCGGGATTTAGATGAAAACTATTTTGTGCTATTGGGCGGTCAGGATGGTTGGTTGGGGAGCGACCAGTTTGCCGACCAGGTGCCATTATGGTTGAAGAACGATTATATTCAAATACCGTTCCGAATCGAGACTGTCCAAAAGGTATTTCCATATCATCTTCAGCTCACACCAGGGAAAGCAGGCAATTTTGAGCCTTCGATCCGATAA